The following proteins come from a genomic window of Chryseobacterium glaciei:
- a CDS encoding VanZ family protein: MQIIQNYLQQKNTKLSLDKISKIFSKILPIYWAFLTYMLLKPGEENHEYWFMFSGIDKVLHLSIFAMLGFLFIATFPKIKFSYFFQIILIYAFLTEILQDEMGLGRSMESLDIVADTIGCLIGYFIYKALVKRFF; this comes from the coding sequence GTGCAGATCATTCAGAATTACTTACAGCAGAAGAATACCAAGCTATCATTGGATAAAATTTCAAAAATATTTAGTAAGATATTGCCCATTTATTGGGCATTTCTTACTTATATGCTCCTAAAGCCGGGCGAAGAAAACCATGAATATTGGTTTATGTTCAGCGGGATCGACAAAGTTTTACACTTGAGCATATTTGCAATGCTGGGTTTCCTGTTCATTGCAACTTTCCCAAAGATCAAATTTTCCTATTTTTTCCAGATCATCCTTATATATGCCTTTCTCACAGAAATCCTCCAGGACGAAATGGGCTTAGGCAGATCCATGGAATCCTTAGATATCGTCGCAGACACCATCGGCTGCTTAATCGGATACTTTATATATAAAGCATTAGTCAAACGATTTTTCTAA
- the gcvH gene encoding glycine cleavage system protein GcvH: MNTPSELKYTKDHEWIKIEGNVATIGITDFAQGELGDIVYVDIDTVDDDLEGGAVFGSVEAVKTVSDLFLPIAGKVIEFNSELEGQPELLNTDPYGNGWIIKLELADGADHSELLTAEEYQAIIG; this comes from the coding sequence ATGAACACACCATCAGAATTAAAGTACACTAAGGACCACGAATGGATCAAGATTGAAGGAAACGTGGCTACAATTGGTATTACTGATTTTGCACAAGGAGAACTTGGAGATATCGTTTATGTAGATATAGATACTGTAGATGATGATTTAGAAGGAGGTGCAGTTTTCGGAAGTGTTGAAGCAGTAAAAACAGTTTCAGACTTATTCTTACCTATCGCAGGAAAAGTGATTGAATTTAATTCAGAACTAGAAGGCCAGCCGGAATTGTTAAATACAGATCCTTATGGAAACGGATGGATCATCAAATTAGAATTGGCTGACGGTGCAGATCATTCAGAATTACTTACAGCAGAAGAATACCAAGCTATCATTGGATAA
- the sprA gene encoding cell surface protein SprA, translating to MANNKFLNIFLFLSFLCVSVSTFAQQRPVRDTAIVKKDYELADPTQYEAFYDVKTGMYYVYPKIGNTITGPPTAMSPEDYKEFMMASQTKAYYKEKSDKYSLMFRKDKEGARRKGLIPSLTIRNKLFETIFGSNKIEIIPSGYASFDFAGLYQKIDNPLILPQNRKSFTFDIDQRIQLGLLGKVGENLQLKANYDTQSGFAFENRMNLVWQAKGSWKDLQQKGLGNVDQPNAGGEDKIIKRVEFGNVNMPLSTSLIRGSQSLFGVKTEFQLGKTFGTVVLSQQQGEARNIVVQGGGVMNTFKMNAIDYEDNQHYFLGHYFLDNYDNALLNYPQINSKISITRAEVWVLDQGNSNLAYQKSIVGIRDLGEGASGLPDNTQNGLYQAVSNTMGTPRDAGTNYGDLLKGQVFPGSAEPYQNSEHFIFNKKARRLNSNEYTLQPQLGYISLNQKLNENQLLAVSYSYTVNGSNQVYKVGEFSEESPVLVTKVLRVNNQLNVASPMWDLMMKNIYALDAGQVNQDGFILNIFYRDSQTGGKVNYLPNTIVKDTNLLKLLNWDRLNTNGDIQNNGSTTGDGIFDFVNGITIRPETGRVIFTKTQPFGKYMSQVLGSNDPQYVFNDLYTQQKQNALSSNLAQRYTLEGRYKGTQGQGISLGAVNVPQGSVKVSANGVQLTEGVDYTVDYMLGTVTIINENVKQSGQAINIALENQLTFNTQRKRFLGLNLERRVNENFIFGGTVVNYSESPLTQKVNYGQEAVNNTMAGVNLMYNNQLPFLTRLTDKIPLINTEAPSNLNFKMEGAYLLPGLNKGTNDQSYIDDFEQTTSKISLKEPTAWSLASKPEKNQADPVFQGAGANNDLTNGYGRGLLSWYNIDPRFYGVGGRAPAGITPQSVSNHASRRVQLSEIFNNRDFVAGEQTFTNTFDISYYPREKGPYNVNPANETTQQRWAGIMRPISISNFVNSNIEYVEFWMMDPYADGNNLGTNPKLLLQLGNVSEDVLKDGQMQYENGLPTGSTPSTTTNTTWGTQPKQPPILYAFSSEGDDRKAQDLGYDGLSSEQEAIKFGNTFINPVTNIADPAVDDFVFYLSDKFTGSQAASLIQRYKYFRNPEGNSQANSLEVSTQTPDAEDINKDYNLDQNEIYNQYEVKLDQGSLVLGDNNIVDVKTVQATFQNGQTDQVKWYLFRVPVAKPDATAGANSPDVLNNVRFARLLLTGFDQTSTLRFGTLDLVRSDWRTYPKNIALTGGGTATDEGTLTTDNTNFAVGSVNIEENGLNQPPYVLPPGIDRQVLSGNAGAQRQNEASLYMKATALASAEARGVFKNVSLDMRRYKKLKLFVHAEDPTGREQGLNDRTKFFIRFGNDATDNYYEYESSLVLTPKTATAPLEIWPTENDVDLNIQDFVDAKIRRDKNNPTQIAERLMDLTFDPGDTSKKIYIKGRPSLGNVTTIMLGVRNGDSRGTGTGLAERILWVNEIRLSEIENDGGYAGNASLNFNLGDFATINTSASYTSVGFGNIDSKPAERNQSTQSAFSINTAINVDKFLPEKSGVKIPLNYSYSQTIEDPKYNPLDTDVEFSKAANRDQLKKIARTYTQQRSLGVVNMHKERMNPNKKAKFYDIENVSVTAVYNDDYYRDIYTKKNYRQYLRGYIDYNYTFKPWVIKPFNKMISDTAKSTKYLRWVKEFNFNLVPTRLSFRTEIDRNYNELEFRNIESILSGNMTDDFAAIRNRNFYFGWQYGLGFNFTKSLKLEINSVTRTLNDNIDVNTMDNTAIFGNIFRAGRPVLYNHRIQLNYKLPFQYLPYLDFIDAEVGYGMTYNWNARSTALLSSPSGSLGSIAQNTSVIQATATADFPKFFGQFKYFKNISTKLQKRKQEIDSLNNAYTQQWEKKRYKYKDYKFKNRLTPLQSAAFLLTSFKQLDVNYSENNGTVLPGLLSAPNFYGYGQTLGGPTLGFLLGSQADIRRLVMENGWVSDSEFMTDPYIKMSTKELRANLQIVPMNDLRIDLNGIHTYNRNFTQTGFNYRDSSGNPNPNYTFANDFVTYSNSVILLKTSFKDGQAIFQAIKENARAISQQMGGGIGADGFTEGHSISNAYVLIPAFRAAVEGKAPELIGNAKKAGLPLPNWKLTYSGLRNVPFINGQFSKFDILHGYTATYTATGIQSSVDYFNTLTSNTSSGRDVNNDYINPFTFAQVGYVENFSPLIGIDVTMRNNFQFGLQYNKTRMLLLGLINHTLTEDANTEYVVRLGYIVRNFRLGMANTRGSRGKGSDLNIRGDISLRDSRTSIMNILLDDSQVTGGQKLMNIRLSADYNVSENLNLRVFYEQMTSKYKISTAFPLSTIRAGLSATFTFGDSGGGF from the coding sequence GTGGCGAATAATAAGTTTCTCAATATATTTTTGTTCCTGTCCTTTCTGTGTGTATCAGTAAGTACTTTTGCGCAGCAGCGACCAGTACGTGATACCGCAATCGTAAAGAAAGACTATGAACTGGCTGATCCTACGCAGTATGAAGCCTTTTACGACGTAAAAACGGGTATGTACTACGTTTATCCTAAAATAGGTAATACAATAACCGGGCCGCCAACAGCGATGTCTCCTGAAGATTATAAGGAGTTTATGATGGCGTCACAGACAAAGGCTTACTACAAGGAGAAATCAGACAAATACAGTTTGATGTTCCGAAAAGATAAAGAGGGTGCCCGAAGAAAAGGCTTGATCCCTTCTTTAACGATTCGAAATAAGCTTTTTGAAACGATTTTTGGAAGCAATAAAATTGAAATTATCCCGTCCGGATATGCTTCTTTCGATTTTGCAGGACTGTATCAGAAAATCGATAACCCATTAATTTTACCTCAAAACAGAAAAAGTTTTACGTTTGATATTGATCAAAGGATTCAGCTTGGTTTATTGGGTAAAGTAGGAGAGAATCTTCAGTTAAAAGCCAATTATGATACTCAGAGCGGTTTTGCTTTTGAGAATAGGATGAACTTGGTTTGGCAGGCAAAAGGAAGCTGGAAAGACCTCCAGCAAAAAGGCCTTGGAAATGTCGATCAGCCCAATGCAGGAGGAGAAGATAAAATTATAAAAAGAGTTGAATTCGGTAACGTGAATATGCCGCTTTCAACGAGTTTAATACGAGGTTCTCAGTCATTATTCGGGGTTAAAACCGAGTTTCAGTTGGGGAAAACTTTCGGAACAGTTGTGCTTTCTCAACAACAGGGTGAGGCCAGAAACATTGTCGTTCAGGGAGGAGGTGTAATGAATACCTTCAAAATGAATGCAATTGACTATGAAGATAATCAACACTACTTTTTAGGACATTATTTCTTAGATAATTATGATAATGCATTGCTTAATTATCCTCAGATCAACTCAAAAATCAGTATTACAAGAGCTGAGGTTTGGGTTTTAGATCAAGGGAACAGCAACTTAGCTTATCAGAAAAGTATTGTCGGAATTAGAGACTTAGGGGAAGGTGCTTCAGGATTGCCCGATAACACGCAAAACGGACTTTATCAGGCGGTATCCAACACAATGGGAACACCGAGAGATGCCGGGACGAATTATGGAGATCTTCTGAAAGGACAGGTTTTCCCGGGAAGTGCAGAGCCTTATCAAAACAGTGAGCATTTTATTTTTAATAAAAAAGCAAGAAGATTAAATTCAAACGAATATACATTACAACCTCAATTAGGATACATCTCATTAAACCAAAAGCTGAATGAGAATCAGCTTTTAGCTGTTTCATATTCATACACGGTAAACGGAAGCAATCAGGTTTACAAAGTAGGGGAATTCTCCGAAGAAAGCCCGGTATTGGTAACTAAAGTTTTAAGGGTAAACAATCAGTTGAATGTTGCCTCGCCAATGTGGGATTTGATGATGAAGAATATCTATGCTTTGGATGCAGGACAGGTAAATCAAGATGGTTTTATTTTAAATATTTTCTATAGAGATTCACAAACAGGAGGTAAGGTTAATTACCTTCCGAATACGATCGTTAAAGACACCAATTTATTAAAATTATTGAATTGGGACCGACTTAACACCAACGGCGATATTCAAAATAATGGCAGTACAACAGGTGACGGTATTTTTGACTTTGTAAACGGCATTACGATCCGGCCTGAAACAGGAAGGGTTATCTTTACCAAAACTCAGCCGTTCGGTAAGTATATGTCGCAAGTGTTGGGAAGTAATGATCCGCAATATGTTTTTAATGACCTGTATACTCAACAGAAACAAAATGCATTATCAAGCAACCTAGCCCAGCGATATACGTTGGAAGGTCGTTATAAAGGAACACAAGGGCAGGGTATTTCTTTAGGTGCTGTAAACGTTCCGCAGGGATCTGTAAAAGTATCTGCAAACGGTGTTCAGTTAACAGAAGGTGTTGACTATACGGTTGACTATATGCTGGGAACTGTTACCATTATCAATGAAAATGTAAAACAGTCCGGACAGGCAATTAATATCGCATTAGAAAATCAATTAACATTTAATACACAAAGAAAAAGATTCTTAGGATTAAACTTGGAAAGAAGAGTTAATGAGAACTTTATTTTTGGTGGAACGGTTGTTAATTACTCCGAATCTCCGCTTACTCAAAAGGTAAATTACGGTCAGGAAGCTGTAAATAATACAATGGCTGGTGTTAACTTAATGTACAACAACCAACTTCCTTTTCTTACGAGATTAACGGATAAAATTCCATTAATAAACACGGAAGCGCCATCTAACTTGAATTTCAAAATGGAAGGGGCTTATCTACTTCCTGGACTTAATAAAGGAACAAATGACCAGTCGTACATTGACGATTTTGAACAAACCACTTCTAAAATTTCATTAAAAGAACCTACCGCTTGGAGTTTAGCCTCTAAACCTGAAAAGAATCAGGCTGACCCTGTTTTTCAGGGAGCTGGTGCAAATAATGATCTTACAAATGGTTACGGTAGAGGATTGTTATCTTGGTACAACATTGATCCAAGATTCTATGGTGTAGGTGGTAGGGCTCCTGCAGGAATTACTCCGCAGTCGGTTTCCAATCACGCCTCAAGAAGAGTTCAGCTTTCTGAGATCTTTAATAACAGAGATTTTGTTGCGGGTGAACAAACCTTCACTAATACTTTCGATATATCATATTATCCTAGAGAAAAAGGACCATATAACGTAAACCCGGCTAACGAAACAACTCAGCAAAGATGGGCGGGTATTATGAGACCGATAAGTATTTCCAACTTTGTGAATTCTAATATTGAATATGTTGAATTCTGGATGATGGATCCTTATGCTGATGGAAATAACTTAGGGACAAATCCAAAACTTTTACTACAATTAGGAAACGTTTCTGAAGATGTCTTGAAAGATGGACAAATGCAATACGAAAACGGATTGCCTACAGGATCTACTCCTTCTACAACGACAAATACAACTTGGGGAACTCAGCCAAAACAGCCGCCAATTTTATATGCATTCTCAAGTGAAGGGGATGACAGAAAAGCACAGGATTTAGGTTATGATGGTTTGAGCTCTGAACAGGAAGCAATAAAATTCGGAAATACATTTATTAACCCTGTAACAAATATTGCCGATCCAGCTGTCGATGATTTCGTATTTTATTTGTCGGATAAATTTACAGGAAGTCAGGCGGCTTCACTTATTCAGAGATATAAATATTTCAGAAATCCGGAAGGAAACTCTCAGGCTAACTCACTTGAAGTATCTACTCAAACTCCGGATGCAGAAGATATCAATAAAGATTATAACTTAGATCAGAATGAAATCTATAATCAATATGAAGTAAAATTAGATCAAGGTAGCTTGGTTTTAGGTGATAACAATATTGTTGATGTTAAAACTGTTCAGGCGACTTTCCAAAACGGACAGACGGATCAAGTGAAATGGTACTTATTCAGAGTTCCTGTTGCTAAACCTGATGCAACTGCAGGAGCAAATTCTCCAGACGTTCTTAACAATGTAAGATTTGCAAGATTATTATTAACAGGTTTTGATCAGACTTCTACATTGAGGTTTGGAACATTAGACCTTGTAAGGTCAGACTGGAGAACGTATCCTAAAAATATTGCTTTAACTGGAGGTGGTACGGCTACGGATGAGGGAACTTTAACGACTGATAACACCAATTTCGCAGTAGGAAGTGTAAACATTGAAGAGAATGGATTGAACCAGCCGCCTTATGTCCTACCTCCAGGAATTGACAGACAGGTGTTGAGCGGAAATGCTGGAGCTCAGAGACAAAATGAAGCGTCTTTATACATGAAAGCTACAGCGCTTGCTAGCGCAGAAGCAAGAGGAGTTTTCAAAAATGTTAGTTTGGATATGAGAAGATATAAGAAGCTTAAGCTTTTTGTACATGCTGAAGATCCTACAGGCAGAGAACAAGGTTTAAATGATAGAACAAAATTCTTTATCCGTTTTGGTAATGATGCAACAGATAATTATTATGAATATGAATCTTCTTTGGTATTAACGCCAAAAACAGCAACGGCTCCATTAGAAATATGGCCGACAGAGAATGATGTAGACTTAAATATTCAAGATTTTGTTGATGCTAAAATCAGAAGAGATAAAAACAACCCGACTCAAATTGCAGAAAGATTAATGGACCTTACTTTTGATCCAGGAGATACTTCTAAAAAGATCTATATTAAAGGTCGCCCGAGTTTAGGAAATGTGACAACAATTATGTTGGGTGTTAGAAATGGTGATAGTCGTGGAACTGGAACAGGTTTAGCAGAAAGGATACTTTGGGTAAATGAGATTCGTCTTTCAGAAATCGAGAATGATGGAGGATACGCTGGAAACGCAAGCTTAAACTTCAACCTTGGAGATTTTGCGACCATTAATACAAGTGCATCTTATACATCTGTAGGTTTCGGTAATATTGATTCTAAGCCTGCGGAAAGAAATCAATCTACACAATCTGCATTCAGCATTAATACTGCGATCAATGTAGACAAGTTCCTTCCTGAGAAGAGTGGAGTGAAAATTCCGTTAAACTATTCTTATTCTCAAACTATCGAAGATCCGAAATATAATCCTTTGGATACAGATGTTGAGTTCAGTAAAGCTGCCAATAGAGATCAGCTTAAAAAAATAGCGAGAACATATACTCAGCAAAGAAGTTTAGGTGTTGTGAATATGCACAAGGAAAGAATGAATCCTAATAAAAAGGCTAAATTCTACGATATAGAAAACGTTTCCGTTACTGCGGTTTATAATGACGATTACTATAGAGATATTTACACAAAGAAAAATTACAGACAGTATCTGAGAGGATATATTGACTATAATTATACATTCAAACCGTGGGTAATTAAGCCGTTCAATAAAATGATCAGCGATACTGCGAAGTCTACAAAATATCTGAGATGGGTTAAGGAATTTAATTTCAATCTGGTTCCTACAAGATTATCTTTCAGAACAGAAATCGACAGAAATTATAATGAGCTTGAATTCAGAAATATTGAATCAATCTTAAGTGGAAATATGACTGATGACTTTGCTGCTATCAGAAACAGAAACTTCTATTTTGGATGGCAGTACGGATTAGGTTTCAACTTCACAAAATCATTGAAATTAGAGATCAACTCTGTAACAAGAACGCTGAATGATAACATCGATGTAAACACAATGGACAATACGGCCATCTTTGGAAATATCTTCAGAGCGGGTAGACCGGTATTGTATAATCATAGAATTCAGTTGAATTACAAATTACCGTTCCAATATCTTCCATATTTGGATTTCATTGATGCAGAAGTAGGATATGGAATGACTTATAACTGGAATGCCAGATCTACGGCATTGCTTTCATCTCCGAGCGGAAGTTTAGGTTCTATTGCTCAGAATACAAGTGTTATTCAGGCAACAGCAACGGCAGATTTCCCTAAGTTCTTTGGTCAGTTTAAATATTTCAAAAATATCTCAACTAAACTTCAGAAACGTAAGCAGGAAATTGACTCTCTTAATAATGCGTACACGCAGCAGTGGGAGAAGAAAAGATACAAGTATAAAGATTATAAATTCAAGAACAGATTAACACCGTTGCAAAGTGCAGCGTTCTTACTGACATCATTTAAGCAGTTGGATGTTAATTATTCTGAAAATAACGGAACAGTACTTCCGGGATTATTATCTGCTCCAAACTTCTATGGATACGGACAGACATTAGGAGGTCCAACACTTGGATTCTTATTGGGGTCACAGGCAGACATCAGAAGATTGGTCATGGAAAATGGCTGGGTAAGTGATTCCGAATTTATGACGGATCCTTATATTAAAATGTCAACAAAAGAACTGAGGGCGAATTTACAGATTGTTCCAATGAATGATCTTAGAATTGATCTTAACGGAATACATACTTACAACAGAAACTTTACGCAAACCGGATTTAATTATCGAGATAGTAGCGGAAATCCAAATCCTAACTACACTTTTGCTAATGATTTTGTGACGTATTCAAACTCGGTAATCCTTCTGAAAACCTCTTTCAAAGATGGGCAGGCAATTTTCCAGGCTATTAAAGAAAATGCAAGAGCAATATCTCAGCAGATGGGAGGTGGTATTGGTGCTGATGGCTTCACAGAAGGTCACAGTATTTCGAATGCCTACGTTTTAATACCTGCATTTAGAGCTGCGGTTGAAGGTAAGGCTCCGGAACTTATCGGGAATGCTAAAAAAGCAGGACTTCCGTTACCAAACTGGAAACTTACGTATTCAGGATTAAGAAATGTGCCTTTCATTAATGGTCAGTTCTCGAAGTTTGATATTTTGCATGGTTATACAGCGACATATACGGCAACAGGTATTCAGTCAAGTGTTGATTACTTCAATACATTAACTTCTAATACAAGTTCGGGTAGAGATGTTAATAATGATTATATCAATCCATTTACTTTCGCTCAGGTTGGATATGTTGAAAACTTCTCACCACTTATCGGAATCGATGTTACGATGAGAAACAACTTCCAGTTCGGTTTACAGTATAACAAAACAAGAATGTTATTGTTAGGATTAATCAATCATACGCTTACCGAAGATGCCAATACAGAATATGTAGTAAGATTGGGTTATATCGTTCGTAACTTCAGATTAGGAATGGCAAACACAAGAGGAAGCAGAGGAAAGGGTAGCGATCTTAATATTAGAGGAGATATCTCATTAAGAGACAGCAGAACAAGTATCATGAATATCTTATTAGATGATTCTCAGGTGACGGGTGGACAGAAATTAATGAACATCAGACTTTCTGCAGACTATAACGTTTCGGAAAATCTTAACCTAAGAGTATTCTACGAGCAAATGACTTCCAAATACAAAATATCAACAGCATTCCCTCTGTCAACGATCAGAGCCGGACTTTCTGCGACATTTACATTTGGAGATTCAGGTGGTGGTTTCTAA
- the ruvA gene encoding Holliday junction branch migration protein RuvA, whose product MIFSLQGTVQELTPTYAVINVQGVGYYVGISLMTSQTLTLNQATVLFIQQIIREDAHLLFGFNTRSEKEMFNLLISVNGVGAVSALILLSTLSLDEIASAILSKNSALIQKAKGLGVKTAERIIVDLKDKVQKFTNAEENISTFVDNKIKEESLSALEVLGIPKRMSEKIADRIIKQNSAITVEELVKQILKNI is encoded by the coding sequence ATGATATTTTCTTTACAAGGCACTGTTCAAGAACTTACGCCTACCTACGCAGTAATCAACGTACAAGGAGTTGGTTATTATGTGGGTATCAGTTTAATGACTTCACAAACCCTGACTTTGAATCAGGCAACCGTACTTTTTATCCAACAGATCATCCGTGAAGATGCGCATTTACTTTTTGGATTTAACACTCGTTCAGAAAAAGAAATGTTCAATCTGTTAATAAGCGTTAATGGAGTAGGTGCTGTTTCTGCACTTATTTTACTGTCAACTTTAAGTCTTGATGAGATTGCTTCCGCAATACTTTCCAAGAACAGCGCACTGATCCAAAAAGCTAAAGGTCTTGGGGTAAAAACTGCTGAAAGAATTATTGTAGATTTAAAGGATAAAGTCCAGAAATTCACCAATGCAGAAGAAAATATTTCTACATTTGTGGATAATAAAATCAAGGAAGAATCGTTATCTGCATTAGAAGTTTTAGGAATTCCTAAAAGAATGAGCGAGAAGATTGCAGATAGAATAATAAAACAAAATTCGGCTATTACGGTAGAAGAATTGGTAAAACAAATCTTAAAAAACATTTAA
- a CDS encoding HAD family hydrolase codes for MKLNEKAIIFDMDGTIVDNIPYHEKSWILFLKEYGIIIVPENFSAQNHGTLDEMIIRFFGAETSKERVHELGLAKEKAYQTLYQSHIKEVNGLTPFLQKLNQNNIKIGLATMGIPSSIDFILGGLNVKNYFQEITGGIEVSKGKPNPEIFLKTLEKLKIDAKDAVAVEDSMGGIKAAKDAGMKVIGITTTHSLEELMDNGCAEVINDYTNIEIV; via the coding sequence ATGAAGTTAAATGAAAAGGCGATTATTTTTGATATGGATGGAACTATTGTAGACAACATCCCTTATCACGAAAAATCGTGGATCCTATTTTTAAAAGAATATGGAATTATTATAGTGCCTGAGAATTTCAGTGCCCAAAACCATGGAACATTAGATGAAATGATCATCCGTTTTTTCGGAGCAGAAACTTCTAAAGAAAGGGTTCATGAGTTGGGATTAGCGAAAGAAAAAGCGTATCAGACTTTATATCAAAGCCATATCAAAGAAGTGAACGGATTAACGCCTTTCCTTCAAAAATTGAATCAGAATAACATCAAAATAGGTCTTGCTACAATGGGAATTCCTTCAAGTATTGATTTTATTTTAGGCGGATTGAATGTTAAAAATTATTTTCAGGAAATTACCGGCGGAATAGAAGTTTCTAAAGGCAAACCAAATCCTGAAATATTTTTAAAAACACTTGAAAAGCTAAAAATTGACGCTAAAGACGCTGTTGCAGTAGAAGATTCAATGGGAGGAATAAAAGCTGCCAAAGATGCAGGAATGAAAGTGATTGGGATCACAACTACGCATTCATTAGAAGAATTGATGGATAACGGCTGTGCTGAGGTGATTAATGATTATACTAATATTGAGATTGTTTAG